The following are encoded together in the candidate division KSB1 bacterium genome:
- a CDS encoding V-type ATP synthase subunit B, translated as MRKVYNKILNIVGNVITVRATDVAYEELAEITTQRGKSLAQVIKLDGDLVSLQVFAGSRGISVNDEVRFLGHPMMVTFSDDMLGRIFDGAGNPRDKGPLLTENLIPVAGPPVNPAKRIIPNRMIRTNIPMIDVFNSLVVSQKLPIFSISGEPYNELLARVALQAQVDMIILGGIGLKYDEYMKFKITLEEGGALSRSIFFINTASDPIVESLMVPDLALAVAEKFALKGKDVLVLLTDMTNFSDALKEIAITMEQVPSNRGYPGDLYSQLAARYEKAVDFEEAGSITILAVTTMPGDDVTHPIPDNTGYITEGQFYLHHGYIDPFGSLSRLKQNVNDEKHSRKDHRAIMDNMIQLYAQYVETEEKRSMGFRMSAWDQKLLKYGALFRSQMMDLSVNIPLEEALDRGWQILAQCFKPEETRMRTELIREFWPNGAK; from the coding sequence ATGAGAAAGGTGTATAATAAGATCCTGAATATCGTCGGCAATGTGATCACAGTGAGAGCGACGGATGTAGCTTATGAGGAGCTGGCGGAAATCACCACCCAACGCGGAAAATCATTAGCCCAGGTAATCAAGCTGGATGGGGACTTGGTTTCGTTGCAGGTTTTCGCTGGTAGCCGGGGAATTTCAGTGAATGACGAGGTGCGCTTTTTGGGCCATCCTATGATGGTAACATTTTCCGATGATATGTTGGGACGGATTTTCGATGGCGCAGGAAATCCACGGGATAAAGGTCCGCTTTTGACCGAAAACCTCATTCCGGTGGCTGGTCCACCAGTCAATCCAGCGAAACGGATCATCCCGAACCGCATGATCCGAACCAACATCCCGATGATCGATGTATTCAACTCGCTGGTCGTCTCTCAAAAATTGCCGATCTTCTCAATTTCTGGAGAGCCGTATAACGAACTGCTGGCCAGAGTGGCGCTTCAGGCTCAAGTTGATATGATCATCCTCGGCGGCATCGGTTTGAAATACGACGAATATATGAAATTCAAAATCACGCTCGAAGAGGGCGGGGCGTTGTCGCGCTCCATCTTTTTCATCAACACAGCTTCCGATCCCATCGTGGAAAGCCTGATGGTGCCCGATCTGGCTTTAGCCGTGGCTGAAAAATTCGCCCTAAAAGGCAAGGATGTTCTGGTGCTATTGACCGACATGACCAACTTCTCAGATGCACTCAAAGAAATCGCTATTACCATGGAACAAGTACCATCTAATCGTGGCTACCCTGGGGATCTTTACAGTCAATTGGCCGCCCGATATGAGAAGGCCGTGGATTTTGAGGAAGCAGGTTCCATCACGATCCTGGCCGTGACGACGATGCCTGGCGACGATGTCACCCATCCCATTCCCGATAACACCGGCTACATCACTGAAGGTCAGTTCTACCTGCACCACGGTTACATCGATCCGTTCGGTTCCTTGAGCCGACTGAAACAAAATGTCAACGACGAGAAGCACAGCCGCAAGGACCATCGGGCCATCATGGATAACATGATCCAGCTTTATGCCCAATATGTGGAAACCGAAGAGAAACGCTCCATGGGTTTCCGCATGAGTGCTTGGGATCAGAAGCTGCTTAAATATGGCGCCTTGTTCCGTTCACAAATGATGGATCTGTCTGTGAATATACCGCTCGAAGAGGCATTAGATCGCGGTTGGCAGATCTTAGCCCAATGTTTTAAGCCCGAAGAAACCCGAATGCGGACAGAATTGATCAGAGAGTTTTGGCCGAATGGGGCAAAGTAA
- a CDS encoding V-type ATP synthase subunit A — translation MSLTTGKIIGVSGNMVKVAVTGNIMQNEVAYIIKGKERLKSEIVRIGDGVAYLQVFESTKGLLIGDTVEFSGKLLSVQLGPGLLTQIYDGLQNPLPDIAKQYGFFLPRGVELKPLDEEKLWDFTPAVKPGDTVAAGYAVGHVPEGIFQHAIMIPFNFQGEFLVEEIKPAGPYKITDTVCRVKDSHGRSHDITMTFSWPVKIPIQAYREKLVPTEPLVTQARIIDTFFPVAKGGTFCIPGPFGAGKTVLQHILSRHAQADIIVVAACGERAGEVVELLREFPKLQDPRTGKTLMDRTIIICNTSSMPVAAREASVYTAVTLAEYYRQMGLDVLLLADSTSRWAQAMRELSGRLEEIPGEEAFPAYLESRIAEFYERAGLVQLYNGKTGSLTIGGTVSPAGGNFEEPVTQSTLKVVSAFLGLSRDRANARRFPSIHPLESWSKYQSFISKKMVEEARAILRKGNEVNQMMMVVGEEGTSIEDFEIYLKSEFLDSVYLQQNAFDPVDAATSRERQKHVFQLVKRVLDTDFRLETKETARALFYRLRQLFIDWNYIDMKAPEFKTQEEEIKKLIEEYSENEKGV, via the coding sequence ATGAGCTTAACGACAGGTAAAATTATTGGCGTCAGCGGTAATATGGTCAAAGTGGCGGTGACTGGCAACATCATGCAGAACGAGGTAGCTTATATCATCAAAGGTAAAGAGCGGCTGAAAAGCGAGATCGTCCGGATCGGCGATGGTGTAGCTTATTTGCAGGTGTTCGAGAGCACCAAAGGGCTATTGATTGGCGACACCGTGGAATTCAGTGGCAAACTGCTCTCTGTGCAGTTGGGGCCGGGATTGCTGACGCAAATTTACGATGGTTTACAGAATCCACTACCCGATATTGCCAAACAGTATGGATTTTTTCTCCCTCGGGGTGTGGAATTGAAGCCGCTGGATGAGGAAAAATTGTGGGACTTTACGCCAGCGGTGAAGCCTGGTGATACTGTGGCCGCTGGATATGCGGTGGGACATGTGCCAGAGGGGATTTTCCAGCACGCGATCATGATTCCTTTCAATTTCCAGGGAGAGTTTCTGGTTGAGGAGATCAAACCAGCAGGCCCGTACAAAATTACAGATACGGTCTGTCGCGTAAAGGATAGTCATGGCCGAAGTCACGACATCACCATGACGTTCAGTTGGCCGGTCAAAATTCCCATTCAGGCTTATCGAGAGAAATTGGTGCCCACCGAGCCGCTGGTGACCCAAGCGCGAATCATCGATACCTTTTTCCCTGTTGCTAAAGGTGGCACGTTTTGTATTCCAGGACCGTTTGGCGCAGGTAAGACAGTGTTACAGCACATCCTGAGTCGTCATGCCCAAGCTGATATTATCGTTGTGGCTGCCTGCGGTGAGCGTGCTGGTGAAGTGGTCGAACTATTGCGGGAATTTCCAAAGCTTCAAGACCCGCGGACTGGCAAGACCTTGATGGACCGGACCATTATCATTTGCAACACCAGTTCCATGCCGGTAGCGGCGCGCGAGGCATCGGTTTATACTGCGGTGACGCTGGCTGAATATTACCGACAGATGGGTTTGGATGTTCTGCTGTTGGCCGATTCCACTTCGCGCTGGGCTCAGGCCATGCGCGAACTTTCTGGTCGGCTCGAGGAAATTCCTGGTGAAGAGGCGTTCCCTGCCTATCTCGAATCCCGCATCGCCGAGTTCTACGAGCGAGCTGGTCTGGTTCAGCTCTATAATGGCAAGACTGGCAGCCTCACGATCGGCGGGACCGTCAGCCCGGCAGGCGGCAACTTCGAAGAGCCGGTCACCCAATCAACCCTGAAAGTGGTCAGCGCGTTTCTGGGTCTCTCACGCGATCGTGCCAACGCGCGGCGTTTCCCCTCGATTCATCCATTAGAAAGCTGGTCAAAATATCAAAGTTTTATCAGTAAAAAAATGGTCGAAGAAGCTCGAGCCATTCTGAGAAAGGGCAATGAAGTCAACCAGATGATGATGGTCGTTGGGGAAGAAGGGACCTCGATCGAGGATTTTGAGATCTATTTGAAGTCTGAATTTTTGGATAGCGTTTATTTGCAGCAAAATGCGTTTGATCCAGTGGATGCTGCCACGAGCCGGGAGCGTCAGAAGCACGTTTTCCAATTGGTCAAACGAGTGTTGGATACCGATTTTCGGCTAGAAACGAAGGAGACCGCTCGAGCATTATTTTATCGATTGCGTCAATTATTTATCGACTGGAACTATATAGATATGAAAGCCCCCGAGTTCAAGACCCAGGAAGAGGAGATCAAAAAATTAATTGAGGAGTACTCGGAAAATGAGAAAGGTGTATAA
- a CDS encoding DUF2764 domain-containing protein produces the protein MDKYYFLVAELPTLFFGREPGISIEKFLEEAENWMDRRDYQVLLRVALNDWDTSQPLNPVYDMFRQYEQKLRSDIALWREAQKRDQEYKPVSFPVALIKEGNPLEVEIRLLELRWRFIDEIEREHHFDLGFLIIYYLKLQILRRYFTFNKERGLEKFQKLCEVNI, from the coding sequence ATGGATAAGTATTATTTTTTGGTCGCCGAATTGCCAACGTTGTTTTTTGGCAGGGAGCCCGGGATATCGATCGAAAAGTTTCTGGAAGAAGCTGAGAACTGGATGGACCGGCGGGATTATCAAGTGCTGCTTCGTGTAGCTTTAAACGATTGGGATACCAGCCAGCCGCTCAATCCAGTATATGACATGTTCCGACAGTATGAACAGAAGTTGCGCAGCGATATTGCGTTGTGGCGCGAAGCGCAGAAACGGGATCAGGAGTATAAACCAGTTAGCTTTCCTGTGGCGTTGATCAAAGAAGGCAACCCATTGGAAGTAGAGATCCGCTTGCTGGAACTGCGATGGCGATTTATCGACGAAATAGAGCGAGAGCATCACTTCGATCTCGGCTTTCTAATTATATACTATTTGAAGCTGCAGATTTTGCGGCGTTATTTCACTTTTAATAAAGAACGAGGCTTGGAAAAATTTCAGAAGCTGTGCGAGGTTAATATATGA
- a CDS encoding DivIVA domain-containing protein, giving the protein MDVKLDSLIEKIRKEGIEQAQQQADEIIKEAKQKAAAIVEQAKKEAEKIVADGKKQVEQYRETAEIDLKQSARNFELLLKEKINALFDRVFKRQVAAALTPHFMRDMILKLIEAWAKNGTVEVAVSEQDKSQLEAVLFDGIKDELKQSIYLRVSSDVSNGFRIGLKDNQVYYDFSDESIAEVLKSLINPKLKAILEQ; this is encoded by the coding sequence ATGGATGTCAAATTAGACAGCCTCATCGAGAAAATCCGAAAAGAGGGGATCGAGCAAGCGCAGCAGCAAGCGGATGAGATCATCAAGGAAGCCAAGCAAAAGGCCGCGGCCATTGTGGAACAGGCAAAAAAGGAAGCTGAAAAAATTGTGGCTGACGGCAAAAAACAAGTGGAACAGTATCGAGAGACAGCGGAGATCGATCTGAAACAATCGGCGCGAAATTTTGAATTATTATTGAAAGAAAAGATCAACGCGCTGTTCGATCGGGTGTTCAAACGACAGGTAGCCGCTGCACTGACGCCTCATTTCATGAGGGACATGATCCTAAAACTTATTGAAGCTTGGGCGAAAAATGGGACAGTCGAGGTGGCGGTCAGCGAACAAGATAAATCTCAGCTCGAGGCAGTGCTATTTGATGGGATCAAAGATGAACTGAAACAATCCATCTATCTCCGGGTGAGTAGCGATGTGTCCAATGGCTTCAGAATTGGACTGAAGGATAACCAGGTCTATTACGATTTTTCCGATGAATCCATCGCAGAGGTTTTGAAATCACTAATCAATCCCAAATTGAAAGCAATTCTGGAACAATAG
- a CDS encoding class I fructose-bisphosphate aldolase, which translates to MGSKIQEYLGAEASYLLDYECKGIKKESLHLPGPDFVDRVFIESDRPVAVLRNLQLIFNTGRLAKTGYLSILPVDQGIEHSAGASFAPNPIYFDPENIVKLAIEGGCNAVASTLGVLGAVARKYAHKIPFIVKINHNEFISYPNSYDQILFADVKQAFDLGAVAIGATIYFGSEESKRQIQEISEAFQYAHELGMVTVLWCYLRNSAFKTKEKDYHVAADLTGQANHLGVTIEADIVKQKLPETNGGYTALNFGKTHKLVYEQLTSDHPIDLTRYQVANCYMGRVGLINSGGPSGKNDFAEAARTAVINKRAGGMGLISGRKAFQRPMSEGIKLLNVIQDVYLDKEITIA; encoded by the coding sequence ATGGGAAGTAAGATTCAGGAGTATTTGGGAGCAGAAGCAAGCTATTTATTGGATTACGAGTGCAAAGGGATTAAGAAAGAATCATTGCATTTGCCAGGCCCTGATTTTGTAGACCGAGTTTTTATTGAGAGCGATCGACCGGTGGCGGTGCTGAGGAACTTGCAATTGATTTTCAACACGGGTCGTCTGGCAAAAACTGGATATTTGTCTATCCTGCCAGTAGACCAGGGGATTGAACATTCAGCGGGGGCCTCATTTGCGCCGAACCCAATTTACTTTGATCCGGAAAATATCGTCAAATTAGCGATAGAAGGTGGCTGCAATGCTGTGGCATCGACATTGGGCGTTTTGGGCGCCGTAGCAAGAAAATACGCCCATAAGATTCCTTTTATTGTCAAAATCAATCATAATGAATTCATTAGTTATCCCAATAGCTACGACCAGATTCTGTTCGCGGACGTGAAACAAGCGTTCGACTTGGGTGCAGTGGCGATCGGGGCAACTATCTATTTTGGTTCTGAAGAATCGAAGCGTCAAATTCAGGAGATCAGCGAGGCGTTCCAATATGCCCATGAGTTAGGAATGGTCACGGTGCTGTGGTGCTATCTTCGGAACTCGGCTTTCAAGACGAAAGAAAAAGATTATCATGTGGCAGCAGACCTTACTGGTCAAGCCAATCATCTTGGTGTCACCATTGAAGCGGATATTGTGAAACAAAAACTTCCCGAGACCAATGGTGGCTACACGGCTCTCAATTTCGGCAAGACCCACAAATTGGTGTACGAGCAACTTACCTCTGATCATCCCATTGATCTCACCCGTTATCAGGTGGCCAATTGCTACATGGGACGAGTTGGTTTGATCAACTCGGGCGGGCCTTCTGGCAAAAACGATTTCGCCGAAGCGGCGAGAACCGCTGTTATCAATAAGCGCGCTGGGGGTATGGGACTGATCTCTGGCCGCAAGGCGTTCCAACGGCCCATGAGCGAAGGGATCAAACTGCTGAACGTCATCCAGGATGTTTATCTTGATAAAGAGATCACCATTGCTTGA
- a CDS encoding HAD family phosphatase, whose translation MIQHVIFDLGRVLVEVDLKPFSAEFCREFHIDPAALSEDRGNGAYLEFQLGKITGEDFHHLTCSHYGRFVPLPRFKEIWVSMLGGPVAGTSELVDQLGNRGLILSLLSNTDQWHFEYCQQKVPALKRFDRIFLSYEMHMKKPDAEIFLAVAEQLNAEPRQCLFIDDLKDNIEAAQRLGFQTIQFQDAETLKQGLQQLRLI comes from the coding sequence ATGATTCAGCATGTTATTTTTGATCTGGGGCGGGTATTAGTTGAAGTTGATCTGAAACCATTTTCCGCTGAATTCTGCCGCGAATTCCACATTGATCCAGCAGCCTTGAGCGAAGATCGAGGCAATGGCGCTTATCTTGAATTTCAATTGGGAAAAATCACTGGGGAGGACTTTCATCATTTGACCTGCTCACATTATGGCCGATTTGTGCCATTACCGCGCTTCAAAGAGATCTGGGTGAGCATGTTGGGTGGCCCAGTGGCCGGCACTTCGGAATTGGTCGATCAACTAGGCAATCGGGGATTGATTTTATCCTTGTTGTCCAATACTGATCAATGGCATTTCGAATATTGCCAGCAAAAAGTTCCAGCACTAAAGAGGTTCGATCGGATATTTTTGTCTTATGAAATGCACATGAAAAAACCCGATGCTGAAATATTTTTGGCTGTAGCGGAACAATTAAATGCAGAACCTCGACAATGCTTATTTATCGATGATCTGAAGGATAATATTGAAGCGGCACAGCGATTGGGATTTCAAACAATTCAGTTTCAAGATGCTGAGACGCTGAAACAAGGGTTGCAGCAATTGCGCCTAATATGA